In a genomic window of Vigna angularis cultivar LongXiaoDou No.4 chromosome 6, ASM1680809v1, whole genome shotgun sequence:
- the LOC108342937 gene encoding putative F-box protein At1g32420 isoform X5, whose translation MQRSEMEKEFLPLDVMINILKRVPVKSLIRFKCVSKEWLKILERSPFFTKQQLEHSAANNALLLLQRIHRQPRPEPFSTCIIGPHHDLIHESHLSHIVSPTAKILASCNGLLCLRHNTALSILNPATRQIRQVPIANLLAFNYVGFGFSPLADDYKIVRISMCVFAPDDQVVVLDNVRVDRVEVYSLASGSWREIDAAKLQPLCIVSSSVAITGTIFWLATMTSASNTDSEFVVSFDVGRDLFTLVNGPPIPHSPSHPYNNNVLAVCNDKLAMFRHYIVGAFESCSFDLWVLEDFHGHYDNNTCDVSAESWVKMYSVGPFSRIVYPLSLWGDEIVCREELSGQENDLRTVETVLALFNPLTQIMA comes from the exons ATGCAGAGATCTGAAATGGAGAAGGAGTTTCTGCCATTAGATGTTATGATAAACATTCTGAAGAGGGTTCCGGTGAAATCCCTAATCAGATTCAAATGCGTCTCAAAAGAGTGGTTAAAGATCTTAGAAAGAAGCCCTTTCTTCACCAAACAGCAGCTGGAACACTCCGCCGCCAACAACGCCCTTCTCCTCCTCCAACGCATCCATCGACAGCCGCGACCCGAACCCTTCTCCACCTGCATCATCGGACCCCACCACGACCTCATCCACGAATCCCATCTCTCCCACATCGTTTCCCCCACCGCCAAGATCCTCGCATCCTGCAACGGCCTCCTCTGCCTCCGCCACAACACCGCCCTCTCCATCCTCAACCCGGCCACCCGTCAAATCAGACAGGTTCCCATCGCAAACCTTTTGGCCTTCAACTACGTCGGATTCGGGTTCAGCCCCCTCGCCGACGATTACAAGATCGTCCGAATCTCCATGTGCGTCTTCGCCCCGGACGACCAGGTGGTCGTTCTCGACAACGTTAGGGTTGATCGGGTCGAGGTCTATTCGTTAGCCTCCGGCTCCTGGAGGGAAATCGACGCCGCCAAGTTACAACCTTTGTGTATCGTCTCTAGTTCCGTGGCCATCACTGGAACTATATTTTGGCTTGCCACCATGACTTCTGCTTCTAACACCGATTCTGAATTTGTGGTGTCATTTGACGTCGGCAGGGATTTGTTTACTTTGGTGAATGGCCCTCCGATTCCACATTCGCCCTCTCATCCCTACAACAACAACGTTCTTGCGGTTTGCAACGATAAACTTGCCATGTTTCGGCACTACATTGTTGGGGCCTTTGAGTCTTGTTCGTTTGATTTGTGGGTGTTGGAAGATTTTCATGGTCATTATGATAATAATACATGCGATGTTTCTGCGGAGAGTTGGGTGAAGATGTACAGTGTGGGGCCATTTTCGAGGATTGTGTATCCTTTAAGCCTTTGGGGAGATGAAATTGTGTGCCGGGAAGAGTTGTCTGGACAGGAGAACGATTTGAGAACAGTTGAAACTGTTTTGGCTCTCTTCAATCCTCTGA CGCAGATCATGGCTTAG
- the LOC108342937 gene encoding putative F-box protein At1g32420 isoform X2 translates to MQRSEMEKEFLPLDVMINILKRVPVKSLIRFKCVSKEWLKILERSPFFTKQQLEHSAANNALLLLQRIHRQPRPEPFSTCIIGPHHDLIHESHLSHIVSPTAKILASCNGLLCLRHNTALSILNPATRQIRQVPIANLLAFNYVGFGFSPLADDYKIVRISMCVFAPDDQVVVLDNVRVDRVEVYSLASGSWREIDAAKLQPLCIVSSSVAITGTIFWLATMTSASNTDSEFVVSFDVGRDLFTLVNGPPIPHSPSHPYNNNVLAVCNDKLAMFRHYIVGAFESCSFDLWVLEDFHGHYDNNTCDVSAESWVKMYSVGPFSRIVYPLSLWGDEIVCREELSGQENDLRTVETVLALFNPLNHGLVQQFMQASIRLFPCITKTNNLMSMFCCY, encoded by the exons ATGCAGAGATCTGAAATGGAGAAGGAGTTTCTGCCATTAGATGTTATGATAAACATTCTGAAGAGGGTTCCGGTGAAATCCCTAATCAGATTCAAATGCGTCTCAAAAGAGTGGTTAAAGATCTTAGAAAGAAGCCCTTTCTTCACCAAACAGCAGCTGGAACACTCCGCCGCCAACAACGCCCTTCTCCTCCTCCAACGCATCCATCGACAGCCGCGACCCGAACCCTTCTCCACCTGCATCATCGGACCCCACCACGACCTCATCCACGAATCCCATCTCTCCCACATCGTTTCCCCCACCGCCAAGATCCTCGCATCCTGCAACGGCCTCCTCTGCCTCCGCCACAACACCGCCCTCTCCATCCTCAACCCGGCCACCCGTCAAATCAGACAGGTTCCCATCGCAAACCTTTTGGCCTTCAACTACGTCGGATTCGGGTTCAGCCCCCTCGCCGACGATTACAAGATCGTCCGAATCTCCATGTGCGTCTTCGCCCCGGACGACCAGGTGGTCGTTCTCGACAACGTTAGGGTTGATCGGGTCGAGGTCTATTCGTTAGCCTCCGGCTCCTGGAGGGAAATCGACGCCGCCAAGTTACAACCTTTGTGTATCGTCTCTAGTTCCGTGGCCATCACTGGAACTATATTTTGGCTTGCCACCATGACTTCTGCTTCTAACACCGATTCTGAATTTGTGGTGTCATTTGACGTCGGCAGGGATTTGTTTACTTTGGTGAATGGCCCTCCGATTCCACATTCGCCCTCTCATCCCTACAACAACAACGTTCTTGCGGTTTGCAACGATAAACTTGCCATGTTTCGGCACTACATTGTTGGGGCCTTTGAGTCTTGTTCGTTTGATTTGTGGGTGTTGGAAGATTTTCATGGTCATTATGATAATAATACATGCGATGTTTCTGCGGAGAGTTGGGTGAAGATGTACAGTGTGGGGCCATTTTCGAGGATTGTGTATCCTTTAAGCCTTTGGGGAGATGAAATTGTGTGCCGGGAAGAGTTGTCTGGACAGGAGAACGATTTGAGAACAGTTGAAACTGTTTTGGCTCTCTTCAATCCTCTGA ATCATGGCTTAGTACAACAATTTATGCAGGCTAGCATACGACTTTTCCCCTGCATCACAAAAACCAACAACCTCATGTCAATGTTCTGCTGTTATTGA
- the LOC108342937 gene encoding putative F-box protein At1g32420 isoform X3: protein MQRSEMEKEFLPLDVMINILKRVPVKSLIRFKCVSKEWLKILERSPFFTKQQLEHSAANNALLLLQRIHRQPRPEPFSTCIIGPHHDLIHESHLSHIVSPTAKILASCNGLLCLRHNTALSILNPATRQIRQVPIANLLAFNYVGFGFSPLADDYKIVRISMCVFAPDDQVVVLDNVRVDRVEVYSLASGSWREIDAAKLQPLCIVSSSVAITGTIFWLATMTSASNTDSEFVVSFDVGRDLFTLVNGPPIPHSPSHPYNNNVLAVCNDKLAMFRHYIVGAFESCSFDLWVLEDFHGHYDNNTCDVSAESWVKMYSVGPFSRIVYPLSLWGDEIVCREELSGQENDLRTVETVLALFNPLKTKTDVMNKKLYLLFHGERGRDLEN from the exons ATGCAGAGATCTGAAATGGAGAAGGAGTTTCTGCCATTAGATGTTATGATAAACATTCTGAAGAGGGTTCCGGTGAAATCCCTAATCAGATTCAAATGCGTCTCAAAAGAGTGGTTAAAGATCTTAGAAAGAAGCCCTTTCTTCACCAAACAGCAGCTGGAACACTCCGCCGCCAACAACGCCCTTCTCCTCCTCCAACGCATCCATCGACAGCCGCGACCCGAACCCTTCTCCACCTGCATCATCGGACCCCACCACGACCTCATCCACGAATCCCATCTCTCCCACATCGTTTCCCCCACCGCCAAGATCCTCGCATCCTGCAACGGCCTCCTCTGCCTCCGCCACAACACCGCCCTCTCCATCCTCAACCCGGCCACCCGTCAAATCAGACAGGTTCCCATCGCAAACCTTTTGGCCTTCAACTACGTCGGATTCGGGTTCAGCCCCCTCGCCGACGATTACAAGATCGTCCGAATCTCCATGTGCGTCTTCGCCCCGGACGACCAGGTGGTCGTTCTCGACAACGTTAGGGTTGATCGGGTCGAGGTCTATTCGTTAGCCTCCGGCTCCTGGAGGGAAATCGACGCCGCCAAGTTACAACCTTTGTGTATCGTCTCTAGTTCCGTGGCCATCACTGGAACTATATTTTGGCTTGCCACCATGACTTCTGCTTCTAACACCGATTCTGAATTTGTGGTGTCATTTGACGTCGGCAGGGATTTGTTTACTTTGGTGAATGGCCCTCCGATTCCACATTCGCCCTCTCATCCCTACAACAACAACGTTCTTGCGGTTTGCAACGATAAACTTGCCATGTTTCGGCACTACATTGTTGGGGCCTTTGAGTCTTGTTCGTTTGATTTGTGGGTGTTGGAAGATTTTCATGGTCATTATGATAATAATACATGCGATGTTTCTGCGGAGAGTTGGGTGAAGATGTACAGTGTGGGGCCATTTTCGAGGATTGTGTATCCTTTAAGCCTTTGGGGAGATGAAATTGTGTGCCGGGAAGAGTTGTCTGGACAGGAGAACGATTTGAGAACAGTTGAAACTGTTTTGGCTCTCTTCAATCCTCTGA AAACAAAAACAGATGTTATGAACAAAAAGCTCTACCTTTTGTTCCATGGCGAGCGAGGGAGGGACCTGGAAAACTGA
- the LOC108342937 gene encoding putative F-box protein At1g32420 isoform X4 yields the protein MQRSEMEKEFLPLDVMINILKRVPVKSLIRFKCVSKEWLKILERSPFFTKQQLEHSAANNALLLLQRIHRQPRPEPFSTCIIGPHHDLIHESHLSHIVSPTAKILASCNGLLCLRHNTALSILNPATRQIRQVPIANLLAFNYVGFGFSPLADDYKIVRISMCVFAPDDQVVVLDNVRVDRVEVYSLASGSWREIDAAKLQPLCIVSSSVAITGTIFWLATMTSASNTDSEFVVSFDVGRDLFTLVNGPPIPHSPSHPYNNNVLAVCNDKLAMFRHYIVGAFESCSFDLWVLEDFHGHYDNNTCDVSAESWVKMYSVGPFSRIVYPLSLWGDEIVCREELSGQENDLRTVETVLALFNPLTHYTSQRRSWLSTTIYAG from the exons ATGCAGAGATCTGAAATGGAGAAGGAGTTTCTGCCATTAGATGTTATGATAAACATTCTGAAGAGGGTTCCGGTGAAATCCCTAATCAGATTCAAATGCGTCTCAAAAGAGTGGTTAAAGATCTTAGAAAGAAGCCCTTTCTTCACCAAACAGCAGCTGGAACACTCCGCCGCCAACAACGCCCTTCTCCTCCTCCAACGCATCCATCGACAGCCGCGACCCGAACCCTTCTCCACCTGCATCATCGGACCCCACCACGACCTCATCCACGAATCCCATCTCTCCCACATCGTTTCCCCCACCGCCAAGATCCTCGCATCCTGCAACGGCCTCCTCTGCCTCCGCCACAACACCGCCCTCTCCATCCTCAACCCGGCCACCCGTCAAATCAGACAGGTTCCCATCGCAAACCTTTTGGCCTTCAACTACGTCGGATTCGGGTTCAGCCCCCTCGCCGACGATTACAAGATCGTCCGAATCTCCATGTGCGTCTTCGCCCCGGACGACCAGGTGGTCGTTCTCGACAACGTTAGGGTTGATCGGGTCGAGGTCTATTCGTTAGCCTCCGGCTCCTGGAGGGAAATCGACGCCGCCAAGTTACAACCTTTGTGTATCGTCTCTAGTTCCGTGGCCATCACTGGAACTATATTTTGGCTTGCCACCATGACTTCTGCTTCTAACACCGATTCTGAATTTGTGGTGTCATTTGACGTCGGCAGGGATTTGTTTACTTTGGTGAATGGCCCTCCGATTCCACATTCGCCCTCTCATCCCTACAACAACAACGTTCTTGCGGTTTGCAACGATAAACTTGCCATGTTTCGGCACTACATTGTTGGGGCCTTTGAGTCTTGTTCGTTTGATTTGTGGGTGTTGGAAGATTTTCATGGTCATTATGATAATAATACATGCGATGTTTCTGCGGAGAGTTGGGTGAAGATGTACAGTGTGGGGCCATTTTCGAGGATTGTGTATCCTTTAAGCCTTTGGGGAGATGAAATTGTGTGCCGGGAAGAGTTGTCTGGACAGGAGAACGATTTGAGAACAGTTGAAACTGTTTTGGCTCTCTTCAATCCTCTGA CACATTATACTTCTCAGCGCAGATCATGGCTTAGTACAACAATTTATGCAGGCTAG
- the LOC108342937 gene encoding putative F-box protein At1g32420 isoform X1, with the protein MQRSEMEKEFLPLDVMINILKRVPVKSLIRFKCVSKEWLKILERSPFFTKQQLEHSAANNALLLLQRIHRQPRPEPFSTCIIGPHHDLIHESHLSHIVSPTAKILASCNGLLCLRHNTALSILNPATRQIRQVPIANLLAFNYVGFGFSPLADDYKIVRISMCVFAPDDQVVVLDNVRVDRVEVYSLASGSWREIDAAKLQPLCIVSSSVAITGTIFWLATMTSASNTDSEFVVSFDVGRDLFTLVNGPPIPHSPSHPYNNNVLAVCNDKLAMFRHYIVGAFESCSFDLWVLEDFHGHYDNNTCDVSAESWVKMYSVGPFSRIVYPLSLWGDEIVCREELSGQENDLRTVETVLALFNPLSKQLKKLPSHKDEFFYVPFTYSESLVPVSNLLHH; encoded by the coding sequence ATGCAGAGATCTGAAATGGAGAAGGAGTTTCTGCCATTAGATGTTATGATAAACATTCTGAAGAGGGTTCCGGTGAAATCCCTAATCAGATTCAAATGCGTCTCAAAAGAGTGGTTAAAGATCTTAGAAAGAAGCCCTTTCTTCACCAAACAGCAGCTGGAACACTCCGCCGCCAACAACGCCCTTCTCCTCCTCCAACGCATCCATCGACAGCCGCGACCCGAACCCTTCTCCACCTGCATCATCGGACCCCACCACGACCTCATCCACGAATCCCATCTCTCCCACATCGTTTCCCCCACCGCCAAGATCCTCGCATCCTGCAACGGCCTCCTCTGCCTCCGCCACAACACCGCCCTCTCCATCCTCAACCCGGCCACCCGTCAAATCAGACAGGTTCCCATCGCAAACCTTTTGGCCTTCAACTACGTCGGATTCGGGTTCAGCCCCCTCGCCGACGATTACAAGATCGTCCGAATCTCCATGTGCGTCTTCGCCCCGGACGACCAGGTGGTCGTTCTCGACAACGTTAGGGTTGATCGGGTCGAGGTCTATTCGTTAGCCTCCGGCTCCTGGAGGGAAATCGACGCCGCCAAGTTACAACCTTTGTGTATCGTCTCTAGTTCCGTGGCCATCACTGGAACTATATTTTGGCTTGCCACCATGACTTCTGCTTCTAACACCGATTCTGAATTTGTGGTGTCATTTGACGTCGGCAGGGATTTGTTTACTTTGGTGAATGGCCCTCCGATTCCACATTCGCCCTCTCATCCCTACAACAACAACGTTCTTGCGGTTTGCAACGATAAACTTGCCATGTTTCGGCACTACATTGTTGGGGCCTTTGAGTCTTGTTCGTTTGATTTGTGGGTGTTGGAAGATTTTCATGGTCATTATGATAATAATACATGCGATGTTTCTGCGGAGAGTTGGGTGAAGATGTACAGTGTGGGGCCATTTTCGAGGATTGTGTATCCTTTAAGCCTTTGGGGAGATGAAATTGTGTGCCGGGAAGAGTTGTCTGGACAGGAGAACGATTTGAGAACAGTTGAAACTGTTTTGGCTCTCTTCAATCCTCTGAGTAAGCAGCTCAAGAAACTCCCTTCTCATAAAGACGAGTTTTTCTATGTTCCCTTCACCTATTCTGAGAGTCTTGTTCCAGTTTCAAACCTTCTTCACCATTAA
- the LOC108342166 gene encoding probable calcium-binding protein CML20, giving the protein MSSLYRGESRRYNNKQRGRHNLTTQKKQEIREAFELFDTDGSGTIDAKELNVAMRALGFEMTEEQINQMIADVDKDGSGAIDYDEFEYMMTAKIGERDTKEELMKAFHIIDHDKNGKISASDIKRIAKELGQNFTDREIQEMVDEADQDKDREVSPEEFITMMNRTRFHH; this is encoded by the exons ATG TCTTCTTTATACAGAGGGGAATCTAGGAGGTACAACAATAAACAAAGAGGACGCCATAATTTGACAACGCAGAAGAAGCAGGAAATTAGGGAAGCCTTTGAGTTATTTGATACCGATGGCTCAG gTACTATTGATGCCAAGGAGCTGAATGTTGCCATGAG GGCTCTTGGATTTGAGATGACTGAAGAG CAAATTAATCAAATGATAGCAGATGTAGATAAGGATGGAAGTGGAGCGATTGATTATGATGAATTTGAGTACATGATGACTGCTAAAATAGGAGAAAGGGATACTAAGGAGGAGCTCATGAAAGCTTTCCATATTATTGATCatgataaaaat GGAAAGATATCTGCATCAGACATCAAGCGTATTGCCAAAGAGCTGGGTCAAAATTTCACTGACAGAGAGATTCAAGAGATGGTTGATGAAGCAGACCAAGATA AGGATCGAGAGGTTAGTCCAGAGGAATTCATCACGATGATGAACAGAACTCGCTTCCATCACTAG